One segment of Natronosalvus halobius DNA contains the following:
- a CDS encoding DUF99 family protein, which yields MKPGTRALGIAESYRPGADESTLAGVVVRADRVLDGAIFDRCTVGGLDATDAIVSLVTGLERPDVRVCFVGAVAPAWYNLLDLEAIYDRTGVPVVAVTFEESDGLEPGLREAFSGEALEMRLERYRSLPPRRSVRLESEMTSDGADSDEMDSDEMDSDEMGSDEMGSDGADSDGAETVYVRTAGLDADRAASFVQTFTPEGGRPEPIRVARTLARAGDASFHDRVGHE from the coding sequence GTCCTGGGGCCGACGAGAGCACGCTCGCCGGGGTTGTCGTCCGCGCCGACCGCGTGCTCGATGGCGCGATTTTCGACCGGTGTACCGTCGGTGGCCTCGACGCGACTGATGCGATCGTCTCACTCGTCACCGGTCTCGAGCGTCCGGACGTTCGCGTCTGTTTCGTCGGCGCGGTCGCTCCCGCCTGGTACAACCTGCTCGACCTGGAGGCGATTTACGATCGGACGGGCGTTCCCGTCGTCGCGGTCACTTTCGAGGAGAGCGACGGCCTCGAACCGGGCCTCCGTGAGGCGTTTTCCGGCGAGGCACTCGAGATGCGCCTCGAGCGGTATCGGTCGCTCCCGCCGAGGCGATCGGTTCGCCTCGAGAGCGAGATGACTTCGGACGGGGCGGATTCGGACGAGATGGATTCGGACGAGATGGATTCGGACGAGATGGGTTCGGACGAGATGGGTTCGGACGGGGCGGATTCGGACGGAGCAGAGACCGTCTACGTTCGAACGGCTGGTCTCGACGCCGACCGGGCCGCGTCGTTCGTCCAGACGTTTACGCCGGAAGGCGGCCGCCCGGAGCCGATTCGCGTCGCGCGCACGCTGGCTCGAGCGGGCGATGCGTCCTTCCACGACAGGGTCGGTCACGAGTAG
- a CDS encoding LLM class flavin-dependent oxidoreductase — MQLGTGLFTCQQRPDDDRSMSELYDEVLELGRAIDDAGLDSAWVSEHHFAEDGYLSATMPTLGALAAATEDIEIGTCIALAPLYDGVRLAEDAATVDLLSGGRMTLGLAIGSNPREFDAFGIPREERVERLADQVGLCRAAWSEGPLEYDAQFHDVSPDVTVTPKPGGDVPIMLGGKAKPAVRRAARTADAWCAPSSLSLRGLEKRVQDIRNVREEEGLDDDFGIYVIKHGFVGDSREAAWETMRDGYLYIQRRYAEIFSGESVEELPAERKQELKEQAIFGTPEQVTEELETHREVLGDDVHVIFRTYHPGTDTEAMRECIYRLGEEVAPELR, encoded by the coding sequence ATGCAACTCGGCACCGGGCTGTTCACGTGCCAACAGCGGCCGGACGACGACCGCTCGATGAGCGAGCTCTACGACGAGGTCCTCGAGCTTGGCCGGGCAATCGACGACGCCGGCCTCGACAGCGCGTGGGTCTCCGAACACCACTTCGCCGAGGACGGCTACCTCTCGGCAACGATGCCAACCCTTGGTGCGCTCGCCGCCGCGACCGAGGACATTGAAATCGGGACCTGCATCGCCCTCGCGCCGCTGTACGACGGCGTGCGCCTCGCGGAGGACGCCGCGACCGTCGACCTGCTCTCCGGCGGGCGGATGACCCTCGGACTCGCCATCGGCTCCAATCCTCGGGAGTTCGACGCCTTCGGCATCCCCCGCGAGGAACGGGTCGAGCGCCTGGCCGACCAGGTCGGCCTGTGTCGGGCTGCCTGGTCCGAAGGCCCGCTCGAGTACGACGCGCAATTTCACGACGTCTCCCCCGACGTGACCGTCACGCCAAAACCGGGCGGCGACGTGCCGATTATGCTCGGCGGAAAGGCCAAACCAGCCGTCAGGCGGGCCGCGCGCACCGCCGACGCCTGGTGTGCGCCCTCGTCGCTCTCGCTCCGGGGCCTCGAGAAGCGCGTCCAGGACATTCGAAACGTACGCGAGGAGGAAGGACTGGACGACGACTTCGGCATCTACGTCATCAAGCACGGCTTCGTCGGCGACTCCCGCGAGGCGGCCTGGGAGACCATGCGAGACGGGTACCTCTATATTCAGCGACGGTACGCCGAGATTTTCTCGGGCGAATCGGTTGAGGAACTCCCCGCAGAGCGCAAGCAGGAACTGAAAGAGCAGGCGATCTTCGGCACGCCGGAGCAGGTCACCGAGGAACTCGAGACGCATCGGGAGGTGCTGGGCGACGACGTCCACGTGATCTTCCGGACGTACCATCCAGGTACCGACACCGAGGCCATGCGCGAGTGCATCTATCGGTTGGGTGAGGAGGTCGCGCCCGAACTCCGCTGA